A window of Oncorhynchus kisutch isolate 150728-3 linkage group LG23, Okis_V2, whole genome shotgun sequence genomic DNA:
TGTTGACTTAACCAAATGTAAATTAAAACTAGATTTGAAATTACGTCTGTGCCCAGCGGGAGACTATtccacagaactagaatgagattctAGTTTATGGGGATAGTCATCAGTGACAATGACTGGGGTTAACATTGGTTTGGAAGAATACATACAAATAATACATTTATTGTTTTAATATGTGattttgtgtttgtttatttattgccCTTTTTAcacctaataataataaaaaatgctgAAGGTGGGTTGAAGTACTGCTTCACGTTCACCTGATGGCGCAAGAAACTAAAAATAATCTCCAGCGTTCTTACGTAAACAATGTTTTTTGCAAAGCAGTTTGAAATATTGTGAAATAACTTATAAAATGAATGAATGTCCAGAGGCATTATTTAGATTTTGTGAAAATCCGCAAAGGTAAATTCCAATGAGTGGTAAATTCTGGAAGTATCTGATGACGTCAATTACAAGCGCCGTTTGAGTTAACAGAACAGAATTCAGAAAGCATGGCTGCGAATATGAGATTGCCAACTATTCGGAAACAAGTATCGTTATCATCCTCTCTGTCTGCTTTGGATGGAAAAGATCTAGTTGTTCCCGGTGATGTGATCACATCAGATACAGGGTTTATGAGGTATGTCTACAAGCTTGTATGAACATCACGAGAACAAGGTAACAGTCTGTCCACATGCTGCTCCCATCTAATACAATTTTGAATCTGAGTTTTATCTCTTTACTGTAAATCAATATTAATCGACGTCTTTACCTCTTTGCTTTGgataggtagctagctatataGCTAGGAAGCTATTGATTGATATTGACTAGATATCTCAGGTCTCACTTGTTAGTGCataaatacactacatgatcaaaagtatgtggacacctgctcgtcgaacatctcattccaaaatcatgaaaCAGcccctgtcagcaactggtgtggctgaaatggctgaATACAATAATTTAAAGGgacgtccacatacttttgtgtatatatagtgtaatatTCTGCAAGTGTCACTCGTAGAGTAGCTAAGGTTAGGCTTACCTATTTACTTGATTATTGTTAATATAGTTTCTCTTAAATTAATCATATAACTTATACCAAGTTAATTTGAATGATGTTGACGGGCAGTAATTTACGTGCATACAGGACATTGAAAGTGGGTATATAGTCTAGTCATGACTAGACCATAGATGCTTTTCATTCTAGGGGTCATGGGACTTACATGGATGAAGAAAAACTAACAGCCTCTGTggcaggagaggtggagagagtgaacaagCTCATCTGTGTACGGCCGCTCAAGACCAGGTAAGTGGACCAGGTGCCACAGTAATGTCTGTAATCCTAGGGTTAGATTTACCCCACTGGTTAGCTACTGACTCTGTTTTAATACAACTTTTCCATTGCGCAGCATCTGCTTTTATTGTTTACAGACTCTttgtctgtaaaaaaaacaatcacTTTTTATCACTTGTGCCATCTTTATCTGTTCTTATTCCCAGGTTCAACGGGGAGGTTGGAGATGTGGTGGTTGGGAGGATCACAGAGGTATGTTTCTGTTTGAAGTGGTGACCGAGTCAGTAAAGCTAATAGTGCCCTGGGGTGATCGTGCTTCTCCTGGTTGGAGCTTAGTGTTTGTCTGCCGTTTTGTAGGTGCAGCAGAAGCGCTGGAAGGTGGACACCAACTCCAGACAGgactctgtgttgctgctgtccTCTGTCAATCTGCCCGGAGGAGAGCTGGTGAGTGGAATGGACAGCATATATCTGGGAATTAGGAAATGTGTTTGGGTAATGTGTGCTTGTGCCTCTTAGCACCCGGTGCAACCAAGTAGTACTGACACTTGGTAAAACTTCTTTGGATATTTGTTTACGTTCTTTCTCGGTCTTACCATCAATCAATCTTTCTATATCTGTCCTTCTTAGAGGAGACGGTCAGCAGAAGATGAGCTCACCATGAGAGTCTACCTTCAGGAGGGGGACCTCATCAGTGTATCCTCTGATGTTTATCACCAACCTGGACCCTTCTGCCTTTATAATGTCCATCCTACCTTCCAGCCTACTCTACATGGAATTTTTTATTATGTTTAGATTCCCTTGGCTCTACCATCTACAAGTAGCATACTCTCATTGATTATGCATTATATTTTGTATGTAACTATGGTCAAAATTCTCCTTGACCGAGTTTGCGTTCAGGCAGAGGTACAGTCTGTTTTCTCAGATGGGGCGCTCTCTCTTCACACCCGCAGTTTAAAGTAtggaaaggtaaaaaaaaatattttttctgtGTAAATACCCTTTTTTAAGTGATTGAAAATGTAAACCATTTTCCTATTATCTTATTCCTTTGCATCTACATCACATCAGTTGGGGCAAGGAGTTCTTGTGCAGCTATCTCCCTCTTTGATCAAGAGACAGAAAACCCACTTCCACAACCTGCCTTGTGGGGCCTCCATCATCCTGGGCAATAATGGCTTTGTGTGGCTGTACCCCACCCCAGGACATCAGGATGAGGAGGCTGGAGGATACTACACCAGTCTTGAGGTAAGAGCTGCCTGGGGCTACACAGCTTTGAGCGGGAATACAATGGATCCAACCTCTATGTAGATACACACACATTTTAGTAGCACTTCATTGTATCGTTCAACAAGACATAACGGCTTTACTTTCACTAGATTGTTATATTATCTACGCTGACCCTTCTGTTCCCCTTTTTCACCTCACTgtaacctctccccctctccctgccttgcCCTcttagcctgtctctctctcagatcGGGAGGTGATCTCACGGTTGAGGAACTGCTTGCTGGCCTTGGGGGCACACAAGGTGCTTCTGTACGACACCAGTGTGCTCTACTGTTACGAGTCATCACTCCCACACCAGGTAACACTGTCTATATTGATCTAGGTAATGGAAAGAGGATCTGAGGGAAGCAAACCTTTACATTCATTCAATTAGATCATTCTTTCAAAAGGGACTCGACCAAAGCCATTTTGTATGACACATGATCTATAGCCATCCAAGTCCTAATGATGTTGCATTTTTAGCTAATTTCATCAGACTTCAGAGTTCACAAAGCATATTGAGTTACAGGTTTCTCTCTTTCTAGATCAAGGATATCTTAAAACCAGAGGTGATGGAGGAGATTGTGATGATGACACGTCAGAAACTTGTCGAACTGGAGGGTTAGAGTACCAGATGCAACCTTCCTTAAtgtaatggaaggtttgtgttccctGCATTCCAAGTTTAGGCATCAAGGCCTTAACCACATTGGGGACTGAACCTAAACCCAAGTTCTGAACTTGTCTCTCAAGCAGAAGATACCATGACCTGTATATCCCCTTTTTGATACAATCTTCTGGCTTCACCAGGAAATGTATTTCTCTGCAGTTTAGTTTACTAAGCTAAAAATATAAACACAtcaagtgttggtctcatgtttcatgagctgaaatttaaaaaatccagaaatttaCCATGCACAcaaagtttatttctctcaatttgtgtgcacaaatttgttcacatccctgttagtgagcatctctcctttgccaagataatccaaccacctgacagctgtggcatatcaagaatctgattaaacagcatgatcattgcacaggtgcaccttgtgctggggacaataaaaggccactttaaaatgttcagttttgtcacacaacacaatgctacagatgtctcaagtttagagggagcatgcaattggcatgctgactgcaggaatgtccaccagagctcttaccagataattttatgttaatttctctaccataagctgcccccagtgtcgttttagagaatttggccgtacgtccaaccggcctcacatgtaaccacgccagcccaggacctccacatctggcttcttcacctgtgggattgtctgagggGAGGTGGTGAAGAGTATTTCTATCTGTAATAAAGAAACTTATTCTAATagtctgggcctggctccccagtgggtgggcctggctccccagtgggtgggcctggctccccagtgggtgggcctatgctttctaaggcccatccatggctgcacccctgcatagttgtgaaatctatagattagggtgTAATTTACTTAtttacttatatgaactgtaattcagtaaacTTTGAAGTTGTTTATTTTTGTTAAGTATATAAACTATAGCTATGTTTCTCAATAGACACCTATATTGGAGAGGGATGGTAATTGATTTAATGAATTAAAATGTTCCTGCATTCTGCAACCAAGGACCCAGCTGTTCCTCATTTCTTTGTGGTTGTTTTTTAGAGAACTAGTAGAGGACTGTTGATAATGTGTCATACTTTTGTATGAATAACTACTCTTTCGAGAATTTAATACACAAACCTACTAATGCCTCAAGCTATCAGTGTGTGAAACCTTTCTCTTATCATGCTTGTAAGTAGTGCGTTTTTATTTAGAGGTTTCCCAATTAGATTATTTTACTTCAAGGGCACATGTAATGAGATCTCCTTGTGGAGGAATCTTAGACAGCCTCCCGATGTACATAAACAAAAAGTGTTTTTCCTCACATAATTATTTTTATGTTTTGTTTACTCCTTTCCAAAGATGAGTTGAAAAGTCAGTAAATACAAAATAGGGAAGGAAAATGCATACCATCTTGCAAAGCCTTCCTCTTAACGTTTTGGTTCATAAAATCAACTTTACTGCCTGCCCTTTACCTTTAGTGAAACTGCTATTGATCAACAGTTGATCATTTGCTGTCCTTTTATGTCAAGTCTATGACTTGTGCTACATTTACATGggacatgacatactgtatgtactatcACAGAAGATATTGTCTGTTTGTGTCCCATCTAGTTGCCCACGCATGAACGCACGCTCTGACGTAAAACGTATCCCCACCCCCATATTTTAGTAAACCACCTTGCGTACGGAAATATGGCGGCCTCAGCGACGACTGTCCTACCGGTGTATAATTGTTAAGATTTTATCGTAAGAGCAATAAATACGTTTAGAAACGAGGGAGATAGAAACGACGAGCTTGCTAGTTGCACGTGTTGAGAAGGAGCTGCGAAAACGCCCAAGCAACACACTGGTTGGTTCGAGAAGTTTGGAGTATGCGCCTTGGTTAAAGTGCCTGGGTTGGGGTGCACGGGAGAGAAACTCCGCAAGACAGAAAGAGTGGACACGAAGTTTGAATAGGAATTGAATACTAAGGGTTGGGGGGGACACTGGACATTTCGGCAAATCTTTATTAATGTTGTCAATATTGAGTCAAACGAGACGACGAAGTACACCGTCCGAAGTTAGAACTGGTTATTAGGTTGACTGTTCCGATGTTAATTCCCAGGGTCTCGCGCGGCGTACCACCATCTAGCCAGTAAGGCTAGCTCCATCGTTAGCTGGAGCTAGTTCGCTAGCTAGTATTCCAATAAACAAAATGTTGCACAGCCATTCTTGCATCTTCATAGCTACTAAATAACATTCAGTTGTCAGGAATTGTATTCAAATACAGAGCGTGTTTAAACCATCATTAACATTTGCTTTCTGGTGAAGCAAGTGCCTACCATCTGAGTAATGCCAACgttcgttagctagctaagtttcCCATGATTTTTCCTCAAACACATTTTATCCCGCGGTAGCGTCTTGTCATGCATAATTGTGGCCTGAAAAACACTGCGAGATGTCCAGATGACAGCAAAATGTTAGCTGAATGTCAAATATACAATCAGTCATGACAAATCAGTGGATTGCATGGTGCCGAAAATACGTTTGTTGACCAAATATGGAACGTAGGCCTACATTCTATAATTACATGCTGGATGAATGTATGCCATCATAATTAGGCCTTAGATCTTCATGAATGTGTCTTGATTGGGGCTCCTCCAGTATCCTCCTATGTGACTGCCTGTGTCTTAAATAAAAGACACAAGTGCCATAAGAGACCAGATCTCATCTGACAGTAAGACTACCAAAGCAGTCAATGCATGATCAAGAGGGTGGAATCAGTGAGAAGGACTTGCCGGTCTATTTGCTGTTGCATTGACCTCCATCAAAAACCACTGGATTGGTGTCAGCGGTGGGATGCAGAAGTGAACATCTGGAGAGGCCAAACTGACTGAGGGAAATTGCACCACGGAGGTGGTCCCTGCCCTCCATCCCCTACCCACCAGGTGCCCCGGACCCAGGCACTGAGAGAGCCCAGTTTGGAGACCCGGCTGCGGCCTGGCACCCTGCCCTTATGGGGCAGCAGCCGGGGAAGTTTGTTGGGGACCAGAGGAGACCGAGTCTGCCGGCGCTGCACTTCATCAAGGGTGGGAAGAGAGAGTCATCACAACATGGGGCCCATCACTGTAACGTCTTCGCTGTTCATGGTAAGAACACACTGTTTCTGTGCAATAACATCAGACTGAAGACGGCAAGGCCGTGCGGTTGAGTCCGTTTCTGCAGAAACATGGACCCTTAACAACGTGATGAAACTTTGTTGCTCTTTGCTAAAACAAGCAAGGTGTTATAGATGACCAGCACACATAGAAAGGTGCAGCAGCAGCACACATAAATAGaatctatggcagcacatgcagtcaggagtggaagagaggaacAAATGTGTGTCAAAaataattatactgaacaaaaatataaactcaacatgtaaccATTTCAATTGAAGTTTTCATGTTTTTCAATCAACAAAcatcacattcacagatgtggtagacataaataatataataaaatataaaacaaaacaaacacatttgcaGCAGCACTATCTGTGATCATGTTAGCTATTTTATTAGCTGAGACAATGAGCAAAGAATGAGTTTTTACAGCACCTTACACAACATGTATATACACTAATCTCCCAAATCACCCCATTCACTCTATCCTATTTGAAATATAGTTGAGTAGTGGCGACCAGACTCTATCAAACCTGGGCTGTCTCTTGCggaggtcataagtgagcttttcaagaggaaggaagtcaacaatctggtcaatctacattttaaatgtaggagaGGAATTAGATGCCCACAGTAGGTGAATACATTTATTTAGAAAAGTATGTGATAGTCATAAACACATTTTCTCTGTCtggatcaagaacaaagtcccGCTGGGCATTAAGAAGTTAGAGAcggggtcatatcaaactgtacaTCTAGTATGttctgtgcagcagtatgtaTAGATTGCCAAAATCTGACAATCTCTCTACAACTCCAGaatacatgcatataggttccactttcagaggtaGAAATGTCTGTATTCATTCTAAGTAGTCTCACTGTGGTgtaataaaatgttaaaaaaaatatatatatttagattctttattttttacattagtagaggagcagtataccctGACGCAAAcataactcatcactgatagCCAGACAGGTTCTTTTCCCAGATTTCTTTTGAAGGAGTGAAGGAGGAGCCCACATTCTCAGAAAGGATTCAAGATATAGGAGATTTTGCCTTTGATGGATTGTGCTGTAGCAAGAAGGTTCTCAACTTCATTCAGCTGAGCTCTAAAACCTCCCCTTGGAAGTGAATGAGGAAATTACTGAAAAATTACTGGGGAAAAaagaaaatagatttttttgaaTTCACGGCAGCGGActtgaaaggatttcagtgtagtTGTGTTCGGATGAAACAGGTCTGAAAAGGTATGCCGGAGATTAAAGTTGGCATTActcagggcttttggcaagtctgggttgcATACTATAGACGAGTGAGAGCATATCTGAGAGGCAATGCCAAGGTATTTCTTACAGTCCTTCCATCCTAGTAGAgtgctgtaaatcacaaaggttttggcaatgttgcccacttcactaaagttattCATGAATACAATTGAGTTTAGGAGCAATGAAACACAGGATTGGGCCTCTATCTGAATCCACATTGAGTCTTGTCTGTTTGTGATTcatgttagcatgttgcggaTTTGGGCAGACCAGCAGTACAATTGAAGGCAGGGAAGGGCAAGACTCTccttagattcaggtttcgaAAGAGTGGAAAACTTGATCCTAGGTGTTTTCTTTGCCCCATTATAAATTTGGTGAGTAGTTTTGAAAAAAGAAACTGGGAGATGgcatgggagcatctgaaataaaTAGTTAAATCTAGGGAGGATGTTCATATGGATAACATTGATTCTTCTGACTAGTTTG
This region includes:
- the LOC109879866 gene encoding exosome complex component RRP4, which produces MAANMRLPTIRKQVSLSSSLSALDGKDLVVPGDVITSDTGFMRGHGTYMDEEKLTASVAGEVERVNKLICVRPLKTRFNGEVGDVVVGRITEVQQKRWKVDTNSRQDSVLLLSSVNLPGGELRRRSAEDELTMRVYLQEGDLISAEVQSVFSDGALSLHTRSLKYGKLGQGVLVQLSPSLIKRQKTHFHNLPCGASIILGNNGFVWLYPTPGHQDEEAGGYYTSLEPVSLSDREVISRLRNCLLALGAHKVLLYDTSVLYCYESSLPHQIKDILKPEVMEEIVMMTRQKLVELEG